The Microlunatus soli genome contains the following window.
CCGCTGCTGCGACCTTGGCCGCTCCTTCGGTCTGGTCCTGGGCGTACTGCTTGGTCGGAGCGAGTTGTTCCAGCCAGCCGTAGGTGGTCCCGGCTCGCTGCAGCTGGCCGATCATCCACAGATCGGTGTCGGCCATCGCCATGATCAACGGGATCGCGGTGGCGATGGTGGTCAGATCGATCCTGCCGGTGGCGGCCTGCCAGGCGGCGTAACAGATCACCGCCAGCGTGGCGATCACCTTCGCGACGCCGAGCACCACACTCAGCCCGGCGTCCCGCCACCGTCGCGCCCAGTAGGGCCGGTAGCCCTCCAACGCGTAGCCCATCATTCGGCGCCGCAGGTAGTCGGCGAGGCCGAAGATCCGGATCTCCTTCGCAGCTTTGCCCATCGCCTGCTCGAAGGCGTACGCGGCATGCTTTTGTCCTTCGGTCTGGCCGGACCAGACGTCCATCTGGGTGGTGATCACCCGGCGTAGATACTCCGCGTTGATCAAGATCAGGATCATGATCGGCAGCGGCGCCCACCAGGTGAGCACGATGCCCAGGGTGACCGCGGTGCCGATCAGCGCCGGGATCTGTCGGGTGGCGACCCCGGTGAGCAGCTGATAGCCCATCGAGATCTCCCACTCCCGGGACCGGACCTTCTGCACCAGCGCCGCGGTCGCCGGATCCTCCATCTCGGTCAGATCAGGGTCGTGCGACAGCGCCCAGCCGATCCGCAGCGTCACCTCCCGACGGATCGGGCCGTCGGCCAACTCGAAGCCGGTCTGGCCGAGCACCGAGGTCACGTTGCTGATCGCCAGCGCGAGCAACAGGACGATCAGGACGACGACGTACGGCCGGTCCAAGCCGTTGCGGATCACCCCCAGGGCGCCGCCGATCGCCCGGCCGGTGAGCACCGGGATGACGATCGCGGTCGCCGCTCCGAGCAAGGCCGCCGCCACCGCGATGACCGTCGACTTCCGGGCGACCCGTAGGCCGAACCGCAGGATCCCGAACATCCATCACCCCCACCACCATCCATCACCACCCTGTGACCGCTCGGGCAGCTTAGTGCGGGCCGCCGACAGTTCCGATCGGTTTTCGATCGCCCGACTATTCACCGTCTCGTTCAGCTCCGGAGACAGCCGGCCCGGGGCCACCGATCGACCCAAGATGTCGGTGCCACACGCTAGATTTCGGGTGTGAGTCAGACGCCCGATCAGACGCCCGAACTGTCCGAGGAAACCGCTCGTGCTGCCGCCGGTGCCGAACCGACGGCCGAGGCCAGGCAGCGGCATGCCGAGCTGAGCGAGGCGATCGATCAGGCCCGCTGGCGTTACTACGTGCTCGACCAACCGACGATGTCCGACGCCGAGTTCGACAAGACCCTGCGCGAGTTGGAGAGCCTGGAGGCGGAGTTCCCGGGACTGCGGACACCGGATTCGCCGACGCAGAAGGTCGGCCCGCCGCCGTCGTCGACCTTTGCGGCCGTGCAGCATCCGCAGCGACTGCTCAGCCTGGACAACGCGTTCAGCGCCGAGGAGCTCGACCGATGGGCGCAGCGCGCGATCCGTGAGCTCGGACAGCAACAGATCGAAAAGTCCGGCTTCCTCTGCGAGCTCAAGATCGACGGACTGGCGATCGACCTGGTTTACGAGGGCGGCAAGCTGGTCCGGGCGGCGACCCGCGGCGACGGCCGGGTGGGGGAGGACGTCACCGACAACGTCAAGACGATCAAGCCGATCCCGCAGTGGCTGACCGGCGATGATCTCCCCGCGCTGCTCGAGGTGCGCGGTGAGGTGTTCTTGTCGGTGGAGTCCTTCGAAAAGCTCAACGAGTCGCTGGTCGCCGACGGCAAGGCGCCGTTCGCCAATCCGCGCAACTCGGCGGCCGGCTCGCTGCGGCAGAAGGATCCGCGGATCACTGCCAGCCGCAACCTCGGGTTCATCGCGCACGGCATCGGGGCTGTCGAGGGGTTCGAGGCCGATCGGCTGTCCCAGGTCTACGACGGGCTGGCCCGTTGGGGATTGCCGGTCAGCAGTCATACCAAGCTGTGTACGACGCTGGACGAGGTCTGGGACTACATCGGCTACTTCGGCGAGCATCGACATTCGGTGGAGCACGAGCTGGACGGTGTGGTGATCAAGCTCGACCAGCGCACCGTGCAAGATCAACTCGGATCGACCTCACGGGCGCCGCGCTGGGCGATCGCCTACAAGTACCCGCCCGAAGAGGTCAACACCAAGCTGCTGGACATCAAGGTCAACGTCGGCCGCACCGGCCGGGTCACGCCGTACGGGGAGATGGAGCCGGTGGTCGTCGCCGGCTCGACGGTGGGTTTTGCGACGCTGCACAACGCCAGTGAGGTCAAACGCAAGGGCGTGTTGATCGGCGACACGATCGTGCTCCGCAAGGCCGGTGACGTGATCCCCGAGATCGTCGGGCCGGTGGTCGAGTTGCGGGACGGCAGCGAGACCGAGTTCGAGATGCCGACCCACTGCCCGGCCTGCGG
Protein-coding sequences here:
- the ligA gene encoding NAD-dependent DNA ligase LigA → MSEETARAAAGAEPTAEARQRHAELSEAIDQARWRYYVLDQPTMSDAEFDKTLRELESLEAEFPGLRTPDSPTQKVGPPPSSTFAAVQHPQRLLSLDNAFSAEELDRWAQRAIRELGQQQIEKSGFLCELKIDGLAIDLVYEGGKLVRAATRGDGRVGEDVTDNVKTIKPIPQWLTGDDLPALLEVRGEVFLSVESFEKLNESLVADGKAPFANPRNSAAGSLRQKDPRITASRNLGFIAHGIGAVEGFEADRLSQVYDGLARWGLPVSSHTKLCTTLDEVWDYIGYFGEHRHSVEHELDGVVIKLDQRTVQDQLGSTSRAPRWAIAYKYPPEEVNTKLLDIKVNVGRTGRVTPYGEMEPVVVAGSTVGFATLHNASEVKRKGVLIGDTIVLRKAGDVIPEIVGPVVELRDGSETEFEMPTHCPACGTELRPEQEGDADIRCPNTRSCPAQLRERLFHLAGRSALDIEMLGGQAAGALLDNELLTDEGDLFDLDADKLVQAELFRTKAGNLTANARKLLDNLDEAKQRPLDRFLIALSIRHLGPGVAPDLADAFGDIDKIAAADVEALTEVEGVGPTLAQAIVDWFAVDWHRDIVTKWKAAGVQMVAEERELGEQTLAGLTFVVTGTISGYTRDSAAEAITSRGGKVSGSVSKKTAYVVVGESPGSKYDKAVSLKVPVLDAEGFEVLLNAGPDAASEVARIGEDA